One Streptomyces sp. L2 genomic window carries:
- a CDS encoding zinc-dependent alcohol dehydrogenase family protein, translated as MKGYVFHGPGQAAWQDVPDPAVKEPTDAIVRVTAVTICGTDPHILKGDVPEVRPGTVLGHEAVGEIVEVGSDVRTARPGDRVLLSCITACGRCRFCRDGSYGQCRGGGGWILGHLIDGTQAEYVRVPYADLSVHPLPGSLRGEDAVLLADIFPTSYEVGVLNGRVRPGDTVAIVGAGPIGLAAIATARLFSPERIIAVDLAPARLEAAHRLGADAVADVHEAPGQLVADLTDGLGADVVIEAVGVPESFELCTRMVRPGGHVANVGVHGKPATLHLEDLWIKNVTITTGLVDTRSTPTLLRMAGAGRLPTGQLVTHTFPLDHMEEAYDVFSRAADTGALKVVLGEEQHEEVAVPAA; from the coding sequence ATGAAGGGCTATGTCTTCCACGGTCCTGGTCAGGCAGCCTGGCAGGACGTCCCGGACCCGGCCGTCAAGGAGCCCACCGACGCCATCGTGAGGGTCACGGCCGTGACCATCTGCGGAACAGACCCGCACATCCTCAAGGGCGACGTCCCCGAGGTCCGTCCCGGCACGGTGCTCGGCCACGAGGCGGTCGGCGAGATCGTCGAGGTCGGCAGCGACGTACGCACCGCGCGGCCCGGCGACCGGGTGCTGCTCTCCTGCATCACCGCCTGCGGACGCTGCCGGTTCTGCCGGGACGGCTCCTACGGCCAGTGCCGTGGCGGCGGAGGCTGGATCCTCGGCCACCTGATCGACGGGACCCAGGCCGAGTACGTCCGAGTCCCCTACGCCGACCTGTCCGTCCACCCGCTGCCCGGCAGCCTGCGCGGCGAGGACGCCGTCCTGCTCGCGGACATCTTCCCCACCTCCTACGAGGTCGGCGTCCTCAACGGGCGGGTACGCCCCGGCGACACCGTCGCCATCGTCGGCGCCGGACCGATCGGGCTGGCGGCCATCGCCACGGCACGTCTGTTCTCCCCCGAGCGGATCATCGCCGTCGACCTCGCCCCGGCCCGGCTGGAGGCCGCCCACCGGCTCGGCGCCGACGCGGTGGCCGACGTGCACGAGGCCCCCGGGCAACTGGTCGCCGACCTGACCGACGGGCTCGGGGCGGACGTGGTGATCGAGGCGGTCGGGGTGCCGGAGAGCTTCGAACTGTGCACCCGCATGGTTAGGCCCGGCGGCCACGTCGCCAACGTCGGCGTGCACGGCAAGCCCGCCACGCTGCACCTCGAAGACCTGTGGATCAAGAACGTGACCATCACGACCGGCCTGGTGGACACCCGCTCCACCCCCACCCTGCTGCGGATGGCCGGCGCGGGACGGCTGCCGACCGGACAACTGGTCACCCACACCTTCCCGTTGGACCACATGGAAGAGGCGTACGACGTCTTCTCCAGGGCCGCCGACACCGGCGCGCTGAAAGTGGTCCTCGGCGAGGAACAGCACGAGGAAGTGGCCGTCCCGGCGGCCTGA
- a CDS encoding pyridoxamine 5'-phosphate oxidase family protein: MTEQISERVATESPLGDLGRRLASRRARLGLTRRQVAARCGMATGYLRYLEEHPGAAPRRGVLNRLADVLDTTVSELTGGVADTPPGAGRAARAPRLTELGVEECRTLLGSHGVGRLAVSTATGPVIVPVNYSFVDGAVVFRTAAGTVPAEADGLRVAFEVDRVDDAFSRGWSVLVRGPAHRVSDPQDQRRYTERAHTGPWAGGRRELWVRIDPDSVTGRRITV; this comes from the coding sequence ATGACCGAACAGATCAGTGAACGCGTGGCGACGGAGTCGCCGCTGGGCGACCTGGGCCGTCGCTTGGCCTCCCGGAGGGCCCGACTGGGCCTGACCCGGCGGCAGGTGGCCGCCCGGTGCGGCATGGCCACCGGCTACCTCCGCTATCTGGAGGAGCATCCCGGTGCCGCGCCCCGCCGCGGTGTGCTGAACCGGCTGGCCGATGTCCTGGACACCACGGTGAGCGAGCTGACCGGGGGAGTGGCCGACACGCCCCCCGGGGCGGGGCGAGCCGCCCGGGCCCCCCGCCTCACCGAGTTGGGCGTCGAGGAGTGCCGGACGCTGCTGGGGTCGCACGGCGTGGGCCGGCTGGCGGTGTCCACGGCCACCGGGCCGGTGATCGTGCCGGTCAACTACAGCTTCGTCGACGGCGCCGTCGTCTTCCGTACGGCCGCCGGCACCGTCCCTGCGGAAGCCGACGGCCTCCGGGTCGCTTTCGAGGTCGACCGTGTCGACGACGCGTTCAGCCGGGGCTGGAGCGTCCTGGTACGCGGACCCGCGCACCGGGTGAGCGACCCTCAGGACCAGCGCCGGTACACGGAGCGGGCGCACACCGGACCCTGGGCGGGCGGACGACGTGAACTGTGGGTGCGGATCGATCCGGACAGCGTCACGGGGCGCCGGATCACGGTGTGA
- a CDS encoding universal stress protein, protein MGAADAPALDEPAKLPVVVGVDGSEPSLRAAEWAADEAALHGAPLRLVHASLRERHEGWSMPHDPGKPPLEAMAEDIVVTAERRALRRRPEVETITQVLPEEAASGLVRESCRALVIVLGCRGRSGVTESLLGSVSLTVAGRAHCPVIVLRGRHDTHIGPGAGGRIVLGVGAEPGHSAAARFAVGEAVSRGVPVEAVRAWRRPLHEPRAHPLMAGRQAQVYEREAVELAEQAVRDAPAGLEVRRRTVEGFARDALLAASREAGLLVVGARRRRGRPAFQLGRVAHGVLHHAACPVAVVPDVPEAV, encoded by the coding sequence ATGGGCGCAGCAGACGCACCGGCGTTGGACGAGCCCGCGAAACTCCCTGTCGTCGTCGGCGTCGACGGGTCGGAGCCGAGCCTGCGGGCCGCGGAATGGGCCGCCGACGAGGCCGCCCTGCACGGGGCGCCGCTCAGGCTGGTGCACGCCTCGCTCCGGGAGCGCCACGAAGGCTGGTCGATGCCGCACGATCCCGGCAAGCCCCCGCTGGAGGCGATGGCCGAGGACATCGTCGTCACAGCGGAGCGACGGGCCCTGCGCCGGCGACCGGAGGTGGAGACGATCACCCAGGTGCTGCCGGAGGAAGCCGCTTCCGGGCTGGTCCGGGAGAGCTGCCGGGCTCTCGTGATCGTCCTGGGATGCCGGGGACGCAGCGGTGTCACCGAGTCGCTGCTCGGTTCCGTGAGTCTCACGGTGGCCGGGCGCGCACACTGTCCGGTGATCGTGCTGCGGGGACGTCACGACACGCACATCGGCCCGGGGGCCGGCGGCCGCATCGTCCTGGGGGTCGGTGCGGAACCGGGGCACTCGGCCGCCGCACGGTTCGCGGTCGGTGAGGCGGTGTCGCGCGGCGTTCCGGTGGAGGCCGTACGGGCCTGGCGCCGGCCCCTGCACGAGCCGCGCGCCCACCCCCTGATGGCTGGGAGGCAGGCTCAGGTCTATGAGCGGGAAGCCGTGGAGCTGGCGGAGCAGGCGGTGCGGGACGCCCCTGCGGGACTGGAGGTGCGGCGGCGTACGGTCGAGGGCTTCGCCCGGGACGCGCTGCTCGCCGCGTCCCGCGAAGCCGGCCTGCTCGTCGTGGGCGCCCGGCGACGCCGGGGCCGTCCCGCGTTCCAGCTCGGCCGCGTCGCCCACGGGGTGCTGCACCACGCGGCCTGTCCCGTGGCCGTCGTACCGGACGTGCCGGAAGCTGTCTGA
- a CDS encoding CBS domain-containing protein has protein sequence MYGTPRTVSDVMTPTVAAVGRRAPFKEIVRLMQDWRVSALPVIEGEGRVAGVVSEADLLPTEELRDDPDAGYLQLRQPVDAAKAGALTAGDLMSSPAVTVRADATLAEAARLMAREGVKRLPVVDRTGLLAGIVSRTDLLKVFLRDDEDIAAEVRRDIASCLVPPPSAVHVEVRDGVVTLTGRIRDSGLVPVAARLVRAVEGVVDVDFDLAHDGPVRPAR, from the coding sequence ATGTACGGCACCCCGCGCACCGTCAGTGACGTCATGACCCCCACGGTCGCGGCCGTCGGACGGCGGGCCCCCTTCAAGGAGATCGTGCGGCTGATGCAGGACTGGCGGGTCAGCGCGCTGCCCGTGATCGAGGGCGAGGGCCGCGTGGCCGGAGTCGTCTCCGAGGCGGACCTGCTGCCCACGGAGGAGCTCCGGGACGATCCCGACGCCGGCTACCTCCAACTGCGTCAGCCCGTCGACGCGGCGAAGGCCGGCGCGCTCACCGCGGGGGACCTCATGTCCTCCCCCGCCGTCACGGTCCGCGCCGACGCCACACTCGCCGAGGCTGCGCGCCTGATGGCCCGCGAGGGGGTCAAGCGGCTGCCGGTGGTGGACCGGACCGGACTGCTGGCGGGCATCGTCAGCCGCACCGACCTGCTCAAGGTGTTCCTCCGCGACGACGAGGACATCGCCGCCGAGGTCCGGCGCGACATCGCGTCGTGCCTCGTCCCGCCGCCGTCGGCCGTGCACGTAGAGGTGCGGGACGGTGTGGTGACACTCACCGGCCGGATCCGTGACAGCGGCCTCGTTCCAGTCGCCGCGCGCCTGGTCAGGGCCGTTGAAGGCGTCGTGGACGTGGACTTCGACCTCGCCCACGACGGCCCGGTGCGTCCGGCGCGGTAG
- a CDS encoding universal stress protein: MSRTVTVGLDDSSESRAAAEWAAREALLRGLPLKIVHVQERMPRYAGRTPLLDPDRYQRWAEQLTDESAEGLRLRHPGIDVTTERLTGTVADILCEAAGYADMLVLGSRGLGVPGRFMTGSVSLGVVARAERPVVLVRAGEQAADEHRMDRMGVPSAAAPFRPVVLGLDIDHPDDTLLEFAFDAAARRKAALRVVSAWPAPLLSPFGHSAEVELEDSLERGQAALLRKVLRPWLQKFPDVEVLEASRCGSAAEVLVNDSHDASLVVVGRRIRAGSLGPHIGHVTHAALHHVSAPVAVVAHS; encoded by the coding sequence ATGTCCCGCACCGTCACCGTGGGCCTCGACGACTCGTCCGAGAGCCGGGCCGCGGCCGAGTGGGCCGCGAGGGAAGCGCTGCTGCGCGGTCTTCCCCTGAAGATCGTGCACGTTCAGGAACGGATGCCCAGGTACGCGGGCCGGACCCCGCTGCTGGACCCCGACCGCTACCAGCGGTGGGCAGAGCAGTTGACCGACGAGTCCGCGGAGGGCCTCCGGCTGCGTCACCCCGGCATCGACGTGACCACGGAGCGCCTCACCGGCACCGTTGCCGACATCCTGTGCGAAGCGGCCGGCTACGCGGACATGCTGGTGCTGGGATCACGGGGTCTGGGCGTGCCCGGCCGGTTCATGACCGGCTCGGTGAGTCTGGGCGTCGTGGCCCGTGCCGAGCGGCCCGTGGTGCTGGTGCGCGCGGGGGAGCAGGCCGCCGACGAGCACAGAATGGATCGCATGGGCGTGCCTTCCGCCGCGGCGCCCTTCCGACCGGTGGTCCTGGGCCTCGACATCGATCATCCGGACGACACGTTGCTGGAGTTCGCCTTCGACGCCGCGGCACGGCGGAAGGCCGCTCTACGGGTGGTGTCCGCATGGCCCGCGCCGCTGCTCTCCCCTTTCGGCCATTCCGCCGAGGTCGAGCTAGAGGACTCGCTGGAGCGCGGTCAGGCCGCCTTGCTGAGGAAGGTGCTGCGTCCGTGGCTCCAGAAGTTCCCGGACGTCGAGGTGCTGGAGGCCAGCCGCTGCGGCAGCGCGGCAGAGGTTCTCGTGAACGACTCCCATGACGCTTCTCTCGTGGTCGTCGGCCGCCGCATCCGCGCGGGTTCCCTCGGCCCCCACATCGGTCACGTCACCCATGCCGCCCTGCATCACGTGTCCGCCCCTGTCGCGGTCGTCGCGCACAGCTGA
- a CDS encoding hemerythrin domain-containing protein, protein MCEYRGCQSLRSIDQLTQEHETVVNLISQVEEHGLSPALAAGFPEKIAALEEEHRRIEAVLAEAGGPGPADRAWPARLIAALDLLRDHILKEQGGVFPAAPAYLSTEQWETAEAVRAQAGTGLAAVRHGRPARCAAAMAQGSTAPDAPGRRGRGRSPRPRRLQRP, encoded by the coding sequence ATGTGTGAGTACCGCGGCTGCCAGTCGCTGAGGTCCATCGACCAGCTGACCCAGGAGCACGAGACGGTGGTGAACCTCATCAGCCAGGTGGAGGAACACGGCCTGTCCCCGGCCCTGGCCGCCGGCTTCCCCGAGAAGATCGCCGCGCTGGAGGAGGAGCACCGTCGCATCGAGGCCGTACTCGCCGAGGCGGGCGGACCGGGCCCCGCCGACCGGGCCTGGCCCGCGCGGCTGATCGCGGCGCTCGACCTGCTGCGCGACCACATCCTGAAGGAGCAGGGCGGCGTCTTCCCCGCCGCGCCGGCGTACCTGAGCACCGAGCAGTGGGAGACGGCCGAGGCGGTACGCGCGCAAGCCGGCACGGGACTCGCCGCCGTCCGACACGGCCGTCCGGCCCGGTGCGCGGCGGCGATGGCCCAGGGGTCTACCGCGCCGGACGCACCGGGCCGTCGTGGGCGAGGTCGAAGTCCACGTCCACGACGCCTTCAACGGCCCTGA